Genomic segment of Dromiciops gliroides isolate mDroGli1 chromosome 3, mDroGli1.pri, whole genome shotgun sequence:
CAGACTTTCTGGATTTGAAATCCAGGGCTCTAACTACTCCACTACCTAGCTAATTATAGACGTGGAACACAGATTATATTGTCACTTTATTGATTTTAATTTGATTGAACTGTCATTTCTCCCCcttttacttttgttcttttgATCGATTGTGATGGAGGGAGAAGGGATCTACTAGCAAATGAAAGTaacatcagaacaaaagggagcgatgatttttttttaaatgaacattacTCAGAAGTTCGATAGACAGTGTGGTTTCCCTCTTCATTTGGAGATATTGGAGCAGAGGCTAGACGACCACTTGTCAGGGAGGTTTAAGAAGGGATGTTCAGCCAGGTAGGTGACCTCTGAGTCATCCCATAGGTCTTTATCAACACTGACCTCCAAATCCTCTGCTCTTACCCAGACACCATGACACCTTCACACTAGGGCCCCTGGCTAGCAGTGAGGTCAAGGTTATGAAGGTCTCCCCCAGGGGTTCAGGCCACAATCAGGGCCACGGTGTAGGAGACTTAAGATGTGAGGCAGACCCTGCTTTGAAGTCTGTCCTACCTTCCAGGGCCCGGGGGctccacctgaagattgatttggaattgattggatcgggtgagactgagagactgactgagaacctacttaagaatgattaaatcaacaAAAaacccataggggcagctaggtggcacagtggataaagcaccggccctggagtcaggaggacctgagttcaaatcagtcctcagaccctagacacttactagttgtgtgaccctgggcaagtcacttaaccccaattgcctcactaaaaataaataaacaagaatgATTAAATccagaccacacctggctggccctgagtggcctgttgttctcagagactggagtacaccatcaacaggagaccaccctcaaccaatcagcttgaaggacctccccttttggggagggagacaggaaacaGGAAGGTGAGGCTTGCTCACTGGATCAGCCTCAAAGCCcaggttttctctctggctatcccgcatagatctaagctagggttttccattatataagagatctgttctcacactctctcttcactaacttctaatacactttaataaatacttaaaagcctaaactcttgctgaatttatcagtaaatcttagctagttttcccccaaaaaaaacagggtggggggagggaaggacccacattagatttttttttttttagtgaggcaattggggttaagtgacttgcccagggtcacacagctagtaagtgttaagtgtctaaggccggatttgaactcaggtactcctgactccagggccggtgctttatccactgcaccacctagccgcccccccacattagattttaaacatcacagtggttagaatttataaagtgttttaatcactttacaaatacctcatttggtcctcacaaccactctgggaggtaggtgctattattatcctcattttctacaaatgaggaaactgaagcagacagtagttaagtgaccttcctcatcatacagtaagtatctgaggctggatctgagctcaggtcttcctgactccaggtccaacacattctccactgctccacccagcttcTGCCCATGgcttttattacattattataacagggggcagctaggtggcgcagtggataaagcaccggccctggattcaggaggacctgagttcaaatccggcctcagacactagacacttactagctgtgtgaccctgggcaagtcacttaacccccactgcccccgcaaaaaacaaacaaaaaaccccattatTATAACAGTTTGTTGCAAGGTGGCCTGGAATCTTAGTGGATTCTGAGCATTAGTAACCTagaactgtactaagactttggacataccctgttttttttttaaataataagttaTTTCGGAACTTGTCATATTGGACAAGCTGGTTCATCCAATAATATCCTGgacctggagataggaagacttgagttccaatttggcttcagacaattacttGAGGCGTAAGTGCAAATACAAGAGTGTTGGGGAAGCAGGAACACAGATCTGCCAAAGATTCAGGGAGAGATCCAAAGTGAGCTGAATGAAGACCAGACCCCATAGAGTGTCAACTCCTTAAGGATGGAGATTTtctgtgctttttctttttttttttttcatgctgtgTATAAGACTTCCAAGAGATTCTCAACTCTTGAGGTAGGACTATGAGTCTAAACTATTATATTATCCTTAGGGAGAAGGAGACTCACAGAAGGGGAAATgaggattgttttcttttttcagttgtaaAAGGGTATTATGAGCCCTTTATATTGTATAATTGtggttgtttatccttcattcattctcccccccccctcagggcaataagggttaagtgacttgcccagggtcacacagctagtaagtgtcaagtgtctgaggccggatttgaactcaggtcctcctgaatccagggctggtgctttatccactgcgccatctagccgcccccattcaTTCTTaaataggaccatgacatctgggtgatgttaTGACTAGCACTTAgctggatttaggtgagggaaggctgtgcaaggtcaccattctctctctcctccagagccatctggggtcagtggcaagatatatatcaggatgactggagatggccctggatgtttaagacaattggggttaagtgacttgcccagggttacacagctaataagtgtctgaggtgaaacttgaacttgggtcctcccaacttcagggtcagttctctatccactgcattccCGAACTGCCCCATATGATATAATAGTCCCTGAGGTAAAAATCAATGCTGTTCTCTGTCCCAAATACATGATTTGGGTACATACATACCAGCTGAGATTATTTTAATGGCCCctgggaagacctaggtttaagctAAACTCTGACATTCTCAGGGAAACCTGGGATGGAGGAAAATGACCCAAAAAGTAACTTGGAGACAGTTCCCCATGCTTGAAATTATACATCCATGTAAACCCAGAGCTTGGAGTGTTGGACTATCAATTACATGTTGGACTCATATTTGCAGCCTGAAGTTCTAGCCgtgatgtctaaaatctgagtagtcgccttaaattagaagctttagcaagagcttAGCcttctaagtatttattaaagtgcattagatgttagtgaagagggagagagagagagagagagagagagagagagagagagagagagagagaggcgtaAAACAGCCTTCGTCTAGCTTTCTCTAAGAGCCTGCCTCCGACCTCCCTCctctgtggcttctcccagaagcctcctgtgaaaaagAAAACTGGGACATCCACACTTaaagctctaagctaattggctggtaacactgattgacaggacccatgggcagtagacgtcacttcctgacgccaatcTAACCTTCCAAACCCCAGAAAAGTCACTTCCCTTCACTAAGTCACAGgcgttcttttcatggtggagcttccctgcaatatctttctcagcaggttggtggcGCTCTAATCTTCACACAGAGTAGGTGCCCAATAACTATTTGCTGATTAATTATTCAATAAATagtcattatttttcccttttagtgTTTTATTGTGGAACTGGAGCAAAAACACAGCTAAAATGTGTTCTGTTCTTCCATAAAAAATTAGTaaaatctctcctctctcccctcccttcctctctctctcctttcatctttctttttcacaTATCCTTTCttccatgcacacacacacatattttcccCCAGGCATCTTATCAGTAATGGATCTTCAGAAGCATCGCTGATGTACTATATTGGCTCCAACCTCTTTAAATTCTGCCATGGTGATCCACATATCCTGAAAGGCAGACAGGGAAGCGAGAATGGAACCTCCCATCCACACGGATATTTTCCTGTCTGGTGGGGTAGAAACCCTCACAGAAGTGTTGGCAGGCACCATGAGGGCCAGTTCCTTTACTAGCCTCTTGTCTAAACCAGGAAAACAGGTCGATCCTCCAGCAAGGACAATATTGGAGAAGAAGGTACTCTTTAAATCTGTGTCACACTTCATTATGCTATTGAAACAGAGCTTGTCAATGCCAGGAGCCTCCAGATTCAGGTGCCCTGGAAGAAAAAGGCTCTCTGGGCATCGGAACATCTCATCGTGGAGTTTGATGATCTTCCCATCAGGCAGTTTGTAAGTTTTCTCCAATGTGGCGGGATTCTTGGTCAGTTCCTCTTCAAAGTTGGCAGCCAAGTAACAGTAGTTTTCCTTGATGTTATTGACAACCTTTTTGTCCGATTGGCTGAGCAGCAAGATGCCGTGGTCTTGGAGGAGTTTCGTAAGGTACTGGGTGAGATCTCGTCCAGCCAGGTCCAGTCGAAGGACGCCATGAGGCAGGCAGTAACCATCAAAGATGGGCGCACACTGGGATACACCAGCGCCTGAATCCAGCACACACCCAGTCGTATAGCCCGAGGCAAAGAGAGCCAGGACAGGCTGGATGGAAACATAAAGAGCCGGCACCTCAAAACCCTCAAAGAATAACTCGGTCATCCTTTTCCTGTTAGTCAGAGGGTTGAGTGCTGGCTCTGTGAGCATGACTGGGCTCTCGTAGGCTTTCATTTTCAAGTTCTTTTCATAAACATTCCTCCACACGGCCTCCATATCTCCCCAGGAGGTGACAAGGCCCCGTTCCACCGGATAGCTGCAGAGAGGACAGTAAAGAGTGGCCCCTTGGTTTTCAACTCCTTTCCCTCCACCCCTGAAGAGTTCACCTTTCCCCAAGAACACAAACCCAACTTGAAGGCACTGGGATCCCATGTAGGGAATACCCTGTCTCACTGAAGCCCTTTGTTACCAGCCACTAGTGCCCCTAagatctcttctctttctttggccCTTCCCATCTTGCTCTGTCTTATTTCCCCCAGCTTCTggattttcttccctccctccaagaGAGATGGTAGTGAGGGAGAAAGAGCATCACATCCCCTGGGTAGAAGTCTACCACTTACTATCATCCGTTCCACCTTAGGCAAGGAGAAGGCAATAGCTAATGTTGATatagtgcctattgtgtgccaggcactaaatcctttacaattattatctcatttgttaaaATATTAGAGGGAGCACTAATAGTAGCCAGAATTTATataatatgttttgtttgttttgttttggttttggtgggcaatgggggttaaatgacttgcccagggtcacacagctagtaagtgtcaagtgtctgaggccagatttgaattcaggtcctcctgaatccagggccagtgctttatccactgcgccacctagctatccctgaaTTAAGTTCTTAAATGCCCGCTTTATCCAAGACCCAATGCTGGACCCTGGAGAGTAGAAGTATAAGAATAAAGGGGATCCCAGAAGGCTTGGCAGAGGAGGTGAGGTTAAAAACAGAACTTTCAGAGGAAAGTAGAGGGTCACATGCATCCCAGCCTGAGGCCAGTTTGTCCTAATGCAAAGAGATGGCAGATGGAATGCCAAACTCTGGGACCATCCAATAGTCCTTCTGATGGGACTGGAAGAAACACTACATGTGACAGAGTGATGGGAAATGAGGGAAGATCTTTGACATAGATAAATGTATGTTTTGGCAGCCATGGGGAGTGCagattgaagaaggaaatgagtgGCAAATTAGAAGGCTATCACAATAGAATAGGTGAGAAGGGTTCTAGCTAGGGAGATGGCCATGTGATTTGAGAGGTAATAGATGCTAGTaatataggacagctaggtggcaccttagatagagccccagccctggagtcaggaagacccaaatacaaatctgatttcagacacttactagctgtgtgaccctgggcaagtcatttaactctgtttgcctcattttcctcatctgtaaaataaactggagaaggaaatggtaacccactccagtatctttgccaagaaagaagagtcagatatggcTGAAACGACTCAAAAACAACACAGATGCTAGTGCTATTATCAAGACAAAATCCACAGGACTTAGCATGCCCTATAATTAGGATGGGAAAGTCCCAGAAATACTCCAAGATCATGAACCTGGATGAATTTGAGATCCTGGTGGGGGGAATCTAGGAGgagttctccagcaggtggtaaaGTGGATGTGGGGGTCACTGTGAGGGCTAAATATAAAACTTTGAGAAATATCTGCATAGCAGAAATATCTGAACCTCATGAGATGACCAAAGAAAGAGTATAGAGTCACAAGGGACCAGAAAAGAGCATCAAGGGGGCAGTAGATGGATGATGAACAagtaaaggaaaccagagaaggcTTCGTTAAACATGTAAGAGGAGAACCAGACAGCCTGGAAGCAAAAGGAAGGGAAAGTAACCAGAATGTGTAAGGTCAGTTATCTGCACCTAAAACTTCAGAGATTCAAACTTCTTTCAGTACTATAGACTATGGTCAAGGCTCAAGATAAAAAAATGGACTTCAGCAAAGGTCTGCTTCATCCACAGTACAGTAAGTGTGGTTTCGTGATGAAGAATTAAGGAATATGTGCCTAAGAAGTCAAATAGGATGAAGATTAAAGAAAGACCATAAAATCTGGCAATGAAAAGATCCCTGGTGAGcttaaagttatttatttttccacattcttttcttttcaaatttcgagttccaaattctctctcccttccttggcATCCCCTAAGCATTGAGAAGGTGAGCAACATAGTATCAATTATATACATGAAATCAACCTCTGAGAGCGCACTTTCTGTGGGGTGGTGAAGTCAGAAGTCAGACTGCCAAGTGGCAAGGAGGGACAGGTAAATACAGTCTGACTGACGCTAAGAAGGGGGCAGTAGAAGATGGAAGGCATATAAGGCTACAGTAGGTACTTGGACCCAGATATTCTGGTTCCAGGGCCAGCAAGCATTCTTTGCAtacattcttacttttttttttttttggcagggcaatgggggttaagtgacttgcccagggtcacacagccagtaagtgtcaagtgtctgaggctgcatttgaactcaggaactcctgaatccagggctggtgctttatccactgcgccacctagccgcccccctttgcATACATTCTTGCTGCATCCAAGTTGCTTGGTTTCAAGGTGTTCATCATCTCTAAGCCTTTGAGCCTCATCAACTGCAAAGTGAATCATGGATTAGGAGCTAAGAGGAAATTTAGGGGCCACTGAGTCTAGtacccctatttcacagatgaggaaactgaggctgagagaagttaaataatttgcatggtatcacatagctaacaagtgtctgaggcacaatttggacttgggtctttctttctttttttttttttccttagtgaggcaattggggttaagcgacttgcccagggtcacacagctagtaagtgttaagtgtctgaggccagatttgaactcaggtattcctgactccagggccggtgctctatccactgcgccacctagctgccccaacttgggtctttctgattctaaggctAATGCTTTACCTGCTGCCCTAGCAACCTGTCTAATCTTTGGTGCCTAGTCCCATCCATAAATGACATGTGTTAAAGTGTTTTATGTGAGATTTTATTTCATGCCCATCAGGAGTCATTAGGTGATAGAGGGGATAGaatatcaggaagatctgagttcaaatctggcctcacagacttattagctatgtgaccttgggcaagtcacttaaccttatttgcctcagtttcctcaactgtaaagtgaattggagaaggaaaaggaaaaacacttcagtgtctttgccaagaaaacctcaaatggggtcacaaagagtccaacacaattaaacaacaataacaatttcaCACCATCAAATTATTGAGATGATAATGAAGGAGCTACAAGAAAAGGAATATCTTAATGCTATGtaggtggaactgtgaattgatctaacTAGTCTAGAAAGCAATTGGGAACTATGTCTaaaaagctatgcataccctttgattgaCCAACACTCCTCCCAGGCCTATACCtaaaagggatcaaagaaagaagaaaaagaagtatatGTTTGCCCCGTTTTGTATTGGTAAAGAACTGGTGactaaggagatgcccatcaattggggaagggctgaacaaattatgatatataatgtTGCACCATAATAAAGGGACTGATTCAGAGGAACCTAGGAAGActagtatgaactgatacaggcTATGAAGACCATTATTTGAgtaacaaacaattttgaaagatttaagaattctgatcaatgcagtggCCAACCTCCCTCCATTGGATAATGAAGTATGCTACTTATCTCTTGACAAAGAGGTGATGATGGACTCAGGGTATAAGAGGAAACATATTTTTGGACAAGTCCAATTCAGGGATTTCTTTaacttaactatgcatatttgttacaaaggttttttcccctcttttttcccaatggggagaggaaataggaaggagagaaatttgttttttgtttttttgtttttttagtgaggcaattggggttaagtgacttgcccagggtcacacagctagtaagtgttaagtgtctgaggccggatttgaactcaggtactcctgactccagggctgatgctctatccactgcgccacctagctgccccgaagtatctctcttgccttttttttttctttttaaggggcaatgagggttaagtgacttgcccagggtcacacagctagtgtcaagtgtctgaggctggatttgaactcaggttctcccaaatcgaaggccagtgctttatccactgtgccacctagctgccccgaaattttttattaaaaaaataaatgaattgtaaaaagaaaaacttttataaAGGGTAAATATGTCATGGGGTTATTTGTTTCTCTATTCCTTTATTTTGCTTAATTCCACTACCTTtattctccacccccccaaaaaaataaggaaacattCTCCTTACTatcatttctgatttttctcctgACTTTTTGTTCCTCTAATTCTAAGTTTCTTTTCATAGGCttataggatttagaggtagcacttagagatcatgtagttcaagacaaggcagctaggtggcaccatggatggTGCTGGGTCTGAAGACAGAAAGATTTAAGCTTtgtagacacttcctagctgtgtgaccctgtacaagtcacttgatcctatttgcctccattccctgtatataaaatgacctggagaaggaaatgacaaacccttGCGGTATCTTTACCAGGAAGattcagacaagactgaacaaccacaaaagtTCAAGGCTCTTTGTTTTATGGTTAAGTaggctgaggtccagagagggtgGCCAGGTCAAAGTCACTCCAGGTAGTAAAAGCAAGGTTGGAATCTGAACTCGGGGCACATGCTGAGATTTGGACCCAAGTGCACAAACTTAAAATCCAATTTCCTTTCCATATTTTGCTAAGCCTCAACTCCCTTTATCCTTTCCCTTCTATCTCCAAtcatcttctctcctttttacACCCTGACCCTGCCCCCCTGAAACAGAAAAAGTTGTTTACCTGATGGAAAGGGAACTTCTCCTGGTCTGAGCTTCCTCACCCACAAAGAGATCCCTCGGGGAGCTTTCCGAGGCCCCCACTTTGCCCTTGGCCCGGCCTGTGATGTTGGCATAGATGAACTGGGGTTCCTTGTTCCCTGCCAAGCCTGCCTTCAGCACCGCAGAGCCATTGTCTATCACCACAGCAGGGGGGTAGTTACTCATCCTTTTGGCCCTAACACCTCCTTCCTTGTCAATGGTGGGGCCGCTAGCATGCTCCCTAGACCCCACTGGCTTCTCTTTGGCACCAGTCAACTCTTCCCTCACTTCGTTGTCCTCTTTAAGGTCTCCCCGCTAGGCCAAGGCCCCTTAAAGTATGTATAACAATGTTCCCTTTATGATGTCACCTAGAGGGTCTGGTTAAAACCCCTCCAccctttctttctgtgtgtgtgtgtagtctgaACACCGCATGCACATAAACTAggacaaagtaaaacaaattatTGACTTACAGGAACCCTTACAACTTCTTACAGCTTAAAACAATATTCATTCTATTATTTTGCcacatttatttgttttacatgattttgcATTGAATTCCCCAAACTTTGACACATATTGCTCaattcttcatcatgaaaccACGCATCCCATTGTATGTTATGTACACCTTTGGTGGACGCTTCATTTTTCTATCCCTGATGATAACCTGTAGGTTTTCAATGGGATTTAAATCAGGTGGGGTCACAAGCCATTCAGGCATGGTTAGCTCTATcttttgaacacacacacacacacacacacacacacacacacacacacacacacatgggggggggcaatgagggttaagggacttgcccagggtcacacagctagtgtcaaatgtctgaggccggatttgaaatcaggtcctcctgaatccaaggtcagtgctttatccactgcgccacctagctgttcccaaatacatttttaacCTTTCATAATGTGATACAAGGTTGGGTTACAGTATTCCATCTCCACTTGGAGATTCTGCAATAGTTCTGCTTCtcagtatataaaaatattctctcCATGGGGACTGTGAgaatatcattattaataatgaatttcctgTGGGAACTCAGAGATCAGTTTCGATCCCTTCTCTCCACCATTGCAGCcctactccagaaagtccagaAACTTCAGTAAATCTTGcttgggacaagcccaagggaaccAAAAGAggtggagattgattcttttgtttagctaagtgAACTTATGGGATCAAACTACATCTAGATACTAGATTTCACCTTTGCCCTTCTCAAGGGAAGGGTCTATTTGCATACTTTTCCCTTATGTCAtcatagagttcattttaatttggaccaccctcaagtagTGTCAACAAATGGAATTAAATGTTGCTAACCAATTACGTTGGATCAATgaataatgacccacctctatcaaaagaggataaaaacccttgacCACCGCAGGGCAGGGGCTCTTTTGATGCCGGTTCTTCCTCAGATCTGGGTATGTTTTATAAGGTCTTCTGAACTCCCTTTGAGACCTTGTTCTGTCTGAGGACTTTTTTCCTGCTTGTGCTAATTGCCACActgtcaattctttactggtatatatgatatgatatgatattaattgtgatattaattaataaatgcttattgacaaaacaggtgcaatagccattaatatataaatagcaataattaaaaaaaacacagcagtagcaaataatttttaaaaacacaggaCATGACATCCAGGCCTACTAGAAATAAAAGACCATTAAACATTTTGGGGGGTGAAATTTTACACGTCACAAAGAAGCCCAGATTTTATTGAGTCACCTGAACTTTTTCTGACAATATTTTTGGTAGAGCCTTGAATGTAAAAGTGAGTTTCATCAGTGAAAATCACCTTTTCTACACTTCAGTCTTCTAGTCTTTATATTGTCTTGACCATGAAAAAGTTTTTCTTAAAAGctaaagattttaaaaactggtttttctttcttttttggagggggggggcaatgagggttaagtgact
This window contains:
- the ACTRT3 gene encoding actin-related protein T3, coding for MSNYPPAVVIDNGSAVLKAGLAGNKEPQFIYANITGRAKGKVGASESSPRDLFVGEEAQTRRSSLSISYPVERGLVTSWGDMEAVWRNVYEKNLKMKAYESPVMLTEPALNPLTNRKRMTELFFEGFEVPALYVSIQPVLALFASGYTTGCVLDSGAGVSQCAPIFDGYCLPHGVLRLDLAGRDLTQYLTKLLQDHGILLLSQSDKKVVNNIKENYCYLAANFEEELTKNPATLEKTYKLPDGKIIKLHDEMFRCPESLFLPGHLNLEAPGIDKLCFNSIMKCDTDLKSTFFSNIVLAGGSTCFPGLDKRLVKELALMVPANTSVRVSTPPDRKISVWMGGSILASLSAFQDMWITMAEFKEVGANIVHQRCF